A genomic region of Nostoc sp. UHCC 0702 contains the following coding sequences:
- a CDS encoding SIMPL domain-containing protein, translating into MYRAALFGSRFHAGNLWKTLPLALLLFVTFGQPGFAEEKAQLWRTLTVSGRGTESIPTTLSEVSLGVEVQAKTAQSAQQDAARRSSAVVALLKSRNVEKLQTTGIRLNPVYSYTNNVQRITGYAASNSVSFRIATDNAGTLLDEAVKAGATQINGINFIATDEAIAKARQQALKEATQDARQQADAVFSALGFQPKEVVSIKVDNANAPPPPILYRAEAAKLANQDASTPVVGGEQQVEASVTLQISY; encoded by the coding sequence ATGTATAGGGCCGCTTTATTTGGTTCTCGGTTTCATGCTGGGAATTTGTGGAAAACCTTACCCTTAGCTTTGTTGCTATTTGTGACTTTTGGTCAGCCTGGGTTTGCTGAGGAAAAAGCACAATTGTGGCGCACCCTTACTGTTAGTGGTCGTGGGACAGAATCAATTCCGACAACTTTGTCGGAAGTTAGTTTAGGAGTTGAAGTGCAGGCTAAAACTGCACAGTCAGCACAGCAAGATGCAGCTCGCAGGTCATCAGCTGTAGTAGCTTTACTCAAAAGCCGGAATGTGGAGAAATTACAAACTACAGGTATCCGCCTTAACCCAGTTTATAGCTATACCAATAATGTGCAGCGAATTACTGGCTATGCTGCTAGCAATTCTGTGAGTTTTCGCATTGCCACAGATAATGCTGGTACTTTGTTAGATGAAGCTGTGAAAGCAGGTGCAACCCAAATTAATGGCATTAATTTTATCGCTACTGATGAGGCGATCGCAAAAGCTCGCCAACAAGCACTTAAAGAAGCTACCCAAGACGCCCGACAGCAAGCTGATGCTGTTTTTAGTGCCCTCGGTTTCCAACCTAAAGAAGTGGTCAGTATTAAAGTTGATAATGCTAATGCCCCTCCACCACCTATTTTGTATCGTGCTGAAGCTGCCAAATTAGCTAATCAAGATGCTTCCACCCCTGTGGTTGGTGGTGAACAGCAGGTAGAAGCATCGGTGACGTTGCAAATTAGTTATTAG
- a CDS encoding N-acetylmuramoyl-L-alanine amidase → MKLHWLLPSTIGTILLVSSPAWAGTLESWRFDANQNRLEINTSGAVQPQAQLVFNPTRLVIDLPGTTFGRPQLTQQLSGGLRAIRVGQFDPQTTRIVVELNPGYTLDPKKVQFVGITASRWTVQLPKPQAQQVSSPGNVYNVVTLDSDTKPEIPRNTVSATATTQIEKLQVTGDGFFIRTNGGNPQVRVIRSRDRSTIFMDIASATLAPQLAQGSTVPINRYGVNRAEFTQLQTRPPSVRMTLRVDKNSPDWRVTSTSSDGLVVLPSRVVTLPDSNNSGNSQDNQPQPVTPSNSPATIQSVELTGNGTQLLIRADQSLSATGGWDRSSGLFRITIPNARLKPRVTGPLLNANSPILRVRLQTQQPNTVVVLVQPATGVQIGRINQGDQLLSLQLQGSRRIGTNSGTPPLPPIQGQLPNPTDTPQPITQPGRPIPRGRVVVIIDPGHGGKDSGAIGIGGVREKDVILPIGARVAQILQQNGVQVVMTRDSDYFVSLQGRVAMAERVNADVFVSIHANSAGAGRPDVSGLETYYYDSGLGLARIVHSNILQSLNIRDRGVRRARFYVLRKSSMPSILVETGYLTGREDIAKLRTSAYQNQMAEAIARGVLQYLRRR, encoded by the coding sequence GTGAAATTACACTGGTTACTACCCAGTACTATTGGAACTATCCTCTTAGTTTCGTCGCCTGCTTGGGCGGGGACACTAGAATCTTGGCGTTTTGATGCCAATCAAAACCGCCTGGAAATTAATACTTCCGGGGCTGTTCAACCTCAAGCACAACTCGTCTTCAACCCCACGCGTCTGGTTATTGATTTGCCAGGGACTACATTTGGGCGTCCGCAGTTAACACAACAGTTGAGTGGTGGACTGCGGGCTATTCGTGTGGGACAGTTCGACCCCCAAACAACGCGAATTGTTGTCGAACTTAATCCTGGATATACTCTAGACCCCAAAAAAGTGCAATTTGTGGGTATAACAGCTAGTCGCTGGACTGTACAATTACCAAAACCACAAGCACAACAAGTATCTTCCCCTGGAAATGTTTACAATGTCGTGACCCTAGACTCCGATACTAAACCGGAAATTCCCAGGAATACTGTCAGTGCTACAGCCACAACTCAAATTGAGAAATTACAAGTAACAGGGGATGGTTTTTTTATCCGTACCAATGGTGGTAATCCTCAAGTGCGAGTGATTCGCAGCCGCGATCGCTCTACTATTTTTATGGACATCGCTAGCGCTACTCTAGCACCACAACTAGCCCAAGGAAGTACTGTTCCCATTAACAGATATGGTGTTAACCGCGCCGAGTTCACCCAACTGCAAACTCGACCACCATCTGTTCGCATGACTTTGCGGGTAGACAAAAATAGCCCGGACTGGCGGGTAACTAGCACCAGTAGTGATGGTTTGGTAGTTTTACCCAGTCGCGTTGTCACCTTACCTGATAGCAATAATTCCGGTAACTCACAAGACAATCAGCCACAACCTGTTACTCCTAGCAACTCACCAGCAACAATTCAGTCTGTAGAACTAACTGGTAACGGTACGCAACTGCTGATTAGAGCTGACCAATCTTTATCTGCTACCGGTGGCTGGGATAGATCTTCTGGTTTATTTCGTATCACAATTCCTAATGCTCGGTTAAAACCCAGAGTCACAGGCCCATTACTCAATGCCAATAGTCCCATTCTCCGGGTACGCCTGCAAACACAACAACCTAACACTGTGGTTGTCTTGGTTCAACCAGCAACGGGAGTACAAATTGGACGAATCAACCAAGGCGACCAACTGTTATCTTTACAATTACAAGGCTCTCGTCGAATTGGCACAAACTCCGGAACACCGCCTTTACCTCCAATTCAAGGACAATTACCAAACCCGACGGATACACCCCAACCCATAACCCAGCCAGGGCGTCCAATTCCCAGAGGAAGAGTAGTAGTAATCATTGACCCAGGACACGGTGGTAAAGATTCTGGAGCAATTGGTATTGGGGGAGTGCGTGAGAAGGATGTCATCTTGCCCATTGGCGCAAGGGTAGCGCAGATTTTACAGCAAAATGGTGTGCAAGTGGTAATGACGCGCGATTCTGATTATTTTGTCAGCCTTCAGGGACGAGTAGCGATGGCAGAGAGAGTTAACGCTGATGTCTTTGTCAGCATTCATGCTAATTCAGCAGGTGCAGGTCGTCCGGATGTCAGCGGTTTGGAGACTTATTATTATGACAGCGGTCTGGGTCTCGCTCGCATTGTCCATAGCAACATTCTGCAAAGTTTAAATATTAGAGATCGGGGAGTGCGGCGAGCTAGATTTTATGTTCTCAGAAAAAGTTCCATGCCTTCTATTCTTGTAGAAACTGGTTATTTAACTGGTCGGGAGGATATTGCCAAGCTCAGAACTTCAGCTTACCAAAATCAAATGGCAGAAGCGATCGCTCGTGGTGTCCTCCAATACCTCAGACGAAGATAA
- the mreC gene encoding rod shape-determining protein MreC has protein sequence MVTLRRWWDRKALQVGLVALVLGGAWMLRQTQGKLLLEVYQVITSPLQMLQTVPSPEERLKDARFLELQTRIADLESQNQKLKDLLGYVEKQPLASRPIPARVVGRSADHWWQQVTLNRGSNAGIQEGFVVKAEGGLVGLVESVTPNTSRVLLISDLKSQVGVTVSRTSAKGVLRGDSSAEAVLEFYEKVPNVKVGDLVSTSTYSQKFPAGLAVGRIKSLDLKKLPASVAKVELFPPIRSLDWVGVYPKPTNIEQAGEDPQKSN, from the coding sequence ATGGTTACTCTTCGTCGTTGGTGGGATCGCAAAGCTTTACAAGTCGGCTTGGTAGCTTTAGTACTGGGTGGTGCATGGATGCTGCGGCAGACCCAAGGTAAGCTGCTGCTGGAAGTTTACCAAGTGATTACCAGTCCTTTGCAAATGTTGCAGACAGTACCAAGTCCAGAAGAACGTCTTAAAGATGCTCGATTCTTGGAGTTGCAAACGCGCATAGCAGACCTAGAAAGCCAAAATCAAAAACTCAAAGATTTATTAGGCTACGTTGAAAAACAGCCACTTGCATCACGCCCAATTCCAGCGCGAGTAGTGGGACGCAGTGCTGACCATTGGTGGCAACAAGTCACCCTCAATCGTGGTTCTAACGCCGGAATTCAAGAAGGCTTTGTTGTCAAGGCTGAGGGTGGATTAGTGGGTTTAGTAGAAAGTGTAACTCCCAATACCAGCCGTGTGTTGTTAATCAGTGACCTCAAAAGTCAAGTGGGTGTAACTGTTAGCCGGACTTCAGCCAAAGGAGTTTTGCGAGGAGATTCTTCTGCGGAAGCTGTATTGGAGTTTTATGAAAAAGTTCCAAATGTGAAAGTGGGAGATTTAGTTTCCACATCTACCTACAGTCAGAAATTTCCTGCTGGCTTGGCAGTAGGACGGATCAAGTCCCTGGATTTAAAGAAACTGCCAGCATCAGTCGCAAAAGTGGAGCTGTTCCCGCCGATTAGATCGCTAGATTGGGTAGGTGTATATCCAAAACCGACAAACATTGAACAGGCAGGCGAAGATCCGCAAAAGTCTAATTAA
- a CDS encoding MFS transporter gives MSSSKQNSSRKNPEVRQHDPLAALRFRDYRLFTIGRVLLFIGSQMQTVAIGWELYERTGSAMVLGGVGLAQVLPMIALTLIAGDVADRRDRKLTMLLSVILLALCSLTLAVLSYTQGAIFLIYGCLVFTGVARAFLKPASDALMWQLIPVSAFTNAATWNSSSFQLAAVIGPALGGFGIALLGSATGVYVLAAIAALLCFSLTVAIKEEKIIRPTEPLSLKALWAGARFVWQNQLILAAISLDMFAVLLGGAIALLPIFAKDILHVGPVELGYLQAAPSIGSLIMAVTLAYLPPLRKAGPALLWSVVGFGVVTIIFGLSRWFWLSLLMLTLSGALDTISVVIRHTLVQIRTPDDLRGRVAAINSVFISASNELGGFESGLTAALFGPVLSVVGGGIGTILVVIATAMIWPGIAKLGALQEYE, from the coding sequence ATGTCTTCGAGCAAACAGAATTCAAGTCGTAAAAACCCTGAGGTTAGACAACACGATCCCTTGGCAGCGCTGAGATTTCGTGACTATCGATTGTTTACAATTGGACGTGTGCTGCTGTTTATCGGCTCACAAATGCAGACTGTAGCCATCGGTTGGGAACTCTACGAGCGTACTGGCTCTGCTATGGTGTTAGGTGGTGTGGGGCTGGCGCAAGTCTTGCCAATGATTGCTCTGACATTGATTGCAGGAGATGTAGCCGATCGCCGCGATCGCAAATTAACCATGCTACTATCAGTCATATTACTAGCCCTCTGCTCCCTAACGTTGGCGGTGCTTTCTTATACTCAAGGAGCAATTTTTCTGATTTACGGCTGCTTGGTATTTACAGGCGTAGCTAGAGCATTTTTAAAACCTGCCAGCGATGCCTTGATGTGGCAGTTGATACCTGTAAGTGCTTTTACCAATGCAGCTACTTGGAATAGTAGTAGTTTTCAGTTAGCTGCTGTGATTGGCCCAGCCTTGGGGGGATTCGGCATAGCTTTATTGGGAAGTGCCACAGGAGTGTATGTGTTAGCGGCGATCGCGGCGTTACTATGTTTTAGTTTAACGGTGGCGATCAAAGAAGAAAAAATCATCCGTCCCACCGAACCACTTTCATTAAAAGCACTTTGGGCTGGTGCGAGATTTGTCTGGCAAAATCAACTAATTTTAGCAGCCATCAGCTTGGATATGTTTGCTGTGTTGCTGGGGGGTGCGATCGCCCTACTACCTATTTTTGCTAAGGATATTTTGCACGTAGGCCCAGTAGAGTTAGGATACCTACAGGCTGCCCCCTCCATTGGCTCGTTAATCATGGCAGTCACCTTGGCGTATTTGCCACCTTTACGCAAAGCGGGCCCAGCCCTACTGTGGTCAGTAGTTGGCTTTGGCGTTGTCACAATTATCTTTGGGCTTTCTCGTTGGTTTTGGCTATCACTGTTAATGCTGACACTCAGTGGCGCACTGGATACCATTAGCGTTGTAATTCGCCACACATTAGTGCAAATTAGAACCCCAGATGATTTACGCGGACGAGTTGCTGCTATTAACAGTGTGTTTATCAGTGCTTCCAATGAATTGGGGGGCTTTGAGTCTGGCTTGACTGCTGCTTTGTTTGGCCCAGTACTTTCTGTAGTTGGTGGTGGAATTGGTACAATTTTGGTAGTGATTGCTACGGCGATGATTTGGCCGGGAATTGCCAAGCTGGGGGCGTTGCAGGAATATGAATAA
- a CDS encoding cation:proton antiporter, with the protein MQFLGEINFYFPLLANTTAADSSMVIAAVLLSLVVTYLASKVGGELSNLVGLPPVLGELVGGVVVGISVLHLLVFPEGGADSSNSLIMIFLQITAGLSPEATPAVFAAQSEVVSVLAELGVIILLFEIGLESNLKDLMAVGIQALIVAVVGVTVPFAAGTVGLMTLFGIDAVPAIFAGAALTATSIGITSKVLSEIGKLNSKEGQIILGAAVIDDVLGIIVLAVVASLAKEGTVDVGKVIYLIISATGFLLGAIVLGNVFNKTFVAIADKLKTRGELVIPAFIFAFVMAYLAAVIQLEAILGAFAAGLVLEETDKRKELQKQVIPIADMLVPIFFVTVGAKTDLGVLNPAIPENREGLIMATFLITVAIIGKVVTGLSVFGQPGINRLAIGVGMIPRGEVGLVFAGVGAASGVLSKPLGAAIIMMVILTTFLAPPWLRFVFPETNNVTPDSEKLILDGASGTAVAIEPPQSILSVSNDGGNKEGITDSPDN; encoded by the coding sequence ATGCAGTTTTTAGGTGAAATCAACTTCTATTTTCCCTTGTTGGCCAACACAACAGCGGCAGATAGTTCGATGGTAATAGCAGCAGTGTTGCTCAGTTTAGTGGTAACTTACCTAGCCAGCAAAGTTGGTGGGGAGTTATCCAACCTAGTGGGTTTACCACCTGTCTTAGGCGAACTTGTAGGTGGTGTCGTAGTCGGCATTTCTGTTTTGCATCTGTTGGTGTTTCCAGAAGGTGGCGCAGACAGTTCCAACTCTTTGATCATGATCTTCCTGCAAATCACTGCGGGTTTAAGTCCTGAAGCGACTCCGGCAGTTTTTGCAGCACAATCAGAGGTGGTTTCTGTCTTAGCAGAACTAGGTGTGATTATTTTGCTGTTTGAAATTGGTTTGGAGTCCAACTTAAAGGACTTGATGGCAGTTGGTATCCAAGCCCTGATTGTAGCAGTAGTGGGGGTGACAGTACCTTTTGCAGCGGGAACTGTCGGGTTAATGACTTTGTTTGGTATTGATGCTGTACCCGCAATTTTTGCTGGGGCGGCTTTGACTGCAACTAGTATTGGTATAACTTCCAAAGTATTGTCAGAAATAGGGAAGCTCAATTCCAAAGAAGGGCAGATTATTCTGGGTGCTGCTGTGATTGACGATGTGTTAGGCATCATCGTCCTAGCAGTAGTCGCCAGTTTAGCTAAAGAAGGCACTGTAGATGTAGGCAAAGTCATTTATTTGATTATCAGTGCGACTGGTTTTCTTTTGGGTGCAATTGTGCTAGGCAATGTCTTCAACAAAACCTTTGTCGCGATCGCTGATAAACTCAAAACACGCGGCGAACTGGTAATCCCAGCATTCATCTTCGCTTTTGTCATGGCATACCTTGCTGCCGTTATCCAGTTAGAAGCGATTCTGGGCGCTTTTGCAGCAGGTTTAGTCTTAGAAGAAACCGATAAGCGCAAAGAACTGCAAAAGCAGGTTATTCCCATTGCTGATATGCTGGTGCCGATTTTCTTTGTGACTGTTGGCGCAAAAACCGATTTAGGAGTCTTGAACCCAGCAATTCCTGAAAATCGGGAAGGACTGATTATGGCAACTTTCCTGATTACAGTAGCCATTATCGGTAAAGTGGTTACAGGTTTGAGTGTTTTTGGTCAACCTGGTATTAACAGGTTAGCAATTGGTGTAGGGATGATTCCCAGAGGTGAAGTGGGATTAGTATTTGCTGGTGTTGGTGCTGCTAGCGGTGTTCTCTCTAAACCACTAGGGGCAGCAATTATTATGATGGTTATCTTAACCACCTTTTTAGCGCCTCCCTGGTTACGTTTCGTATTTCCAGAAACAAACAACGTGACACCAGACTCAGAGAAATTGATTTTAGATGGTGCGTCTGGAACAGCGGTAGCAATAGAACCACCTCAGTCGATATTATCAGTCTCAAATGATGGCGGAAATAAGGAAGGCATAACCGATTCGCCAGATAATTAA
- the ribD gene encoding bifunctional diaminohydroxyphosphoribosylaminopyrimidine deaminase/5-amino-6-(5-phosphoribosylamino)uracil reductase RibD — MDNFPVVAQSNADLPNYTQKHGLSVQLAVDSDSQAKDRVGSDFDIRMMQRCLELARRALGRTSPNPLVGAVVVKDGEIVGEGFHPRAGEPHAEVFALRAAGDRARDATVYVSLEPCNHYGRTPPCSEGLIAAGVAKVVVGMVDPNPLVAGGGIARLRAAGIEVVVGVETEACQQLNEGFVHRILYKRPLGILKYAMTLDGKIATTSGHSAWVTNQDARAEVHQLRAACDAVIVGGNTVRLDNPHLTSHQIEAHNPLRVVMSRHLNLPENARLWQTASAPTLVLTELGANPDFQKFLLKQGVEVVELTSLTPDQAMAHLYERGFCSVLWECGGTLAASAIAQGAVQKILAFIAPKIIGGNHAPTPVGDLGFTTMTEALALEHVRWRVIGSDCLVEGYLPQIKQ; from the coding sequence ATGGATAATTTCCCAGTAGTTGCTCAATCAAATGCAGATCTACCCAATTACACTCAAAAACATGGGCTTTCCGTGCAGTTGGCAGTCGATTCTGATTCACAAGCCAAGGATAGGGTAGGAAGTGACTTTGACATTCGCATGATGCAGCGGTGTTTAGAACTTGCGCGCCGTGCCTTGGGACGTACTTCACCTAATCCGCTGGTGGGGGCGGTAGTTGTCAAAGATGGGGAGATTGTGGGCGAAGGGTTTCATCCCCGTGCAGGAGAACCTCATGCAGAAGTTTTTGCTTTGAGAGCAGCAGGCGATCGCGCTCGTGATGCTACAGTCTATGTCAGTCTCGAACCCTGCAATCATTACGGACGCACTCCCCCTTGTTCAGAAGGGTTAATAGCCGCTGGTGTGGCTAAGGTAGTAGTGGGCATGGTTGACCCTAATCCCCTGGTAGCCGGAGGTGGCATTGCTCGTTTACGTGCGGCTGGGATAGAAGTTGTGGTAGGTGTAGAAACCGAAGCCTGCCAACAACTGAATGAAGGTTTTGTCCATCGTATTCTCTACAAACGACCTTTGGGCATTTTGAAATATGCCATGACGTTAGATGGCAAAATTGCTACTACATCTGGTCATAGTGCTTGGGTAACAAACCAAGATGCCCGTGCTGAAGTTCATCAACTACGGGCAGCCTGTGATGCTGTGATTGTCGGTGGAAATACAGTGAGGCTGGATAATCCTCATTTAACCAGCCATCAAATAGAAGCACATAATCCTTTGCGGGTAGTGATGAGTCGCCATCTCAACTTGCCTGAGAATGCTCGTCTTTGGCAAACCGCGTCAGCTCCCACTTTAGTGTTGACAGAGTTGGGAGCGAACCCTGATTTTCAAAAATTCTTGCTCAAACAGGGAGTGGAAGTAGTGGAGTTGACATCACTTACTCCAGATCAGGCAATGGCTCACCTATATGAGCGGGGTTTTTGTAGCGTATTGTGGGAGTGTGGTGGTACATTAGCTGCTAGTGCGATCGCTCAGGGAGCTGTGCAAAAAATCCTTGCTTTTATTGCTCCTAAAATCATTGGTGGTAATCACGCTCCCACACCTGTGGGTGACTTAGGTTTTACCACTATGACCGAGGCTCTCGCCCTAGAACATGTCCGTTGGCGTGTAATCGGTTCTGATTGCTTAGTTGAAGGTTATTTACCCCAAATCAAGCAGTAG
- a CDS encoding EVE domain-containing protein yields MAYWLLKTEPEDYSYFDLERDGSTVWDGVNNALALKHLRTMLPGDLAFIYHTGKERQIVGVAEVTSQPYADRKFNDAKLVVVDVRALRKVSLPITLAQIKQDGKFTDFDLLRLPRLSVVPVSDFYWQRLSDLTSGTN; encoded by the coding sequence ATGGCGTATTGGCTGCTGAAAACTGAACCCGAAGATTATTCATACTTTGATTTAGAACGGGACGGCAGTACAGTTTGGGATGGAGTGAATAATGCTTTAGCCCTCAAACATTTACGTACAATGCTTCCTGGCGACTTGGCATTTATTTATCACACTGGTAAAGAACGGCAAATTGTAGGTGTGGCAGAAGTCACCAGTCAACCTTACGCCGATCGCAAATTCAATGACGCTAAACTGGTAGTCGTGGATGTGCGAGCATTACGAAAAGTCTCTTTGCCCATCACCCTCGCCCAAATTAAGCAGGACGGCAAATTCACAGACTTTGACTTGCTGCGACTCCCTAGGCTTTCTGTAGTTCCAGTATCTGACTTTTACTGGCAACGTCTGAGCGATTTGACAAGTGGCACAAATTAA
- a CDS encoding single-stranded DNA-binding protein, which produces MSINIVHLIGRVGIDPDIKYFESGTVKCRLTLAVKRKSRNSDEPDWFELELWGKTAEFAGNYVRKGRQVAVKGSLKFDTWSDRQTGTSRSKPLILVDQVDLLDSKRDAEGGGDFAPDN; this is translated from the coding sequence ATGAGCATTAATATAGTCCACCTCATCGGTCGTGTAGGCATTGACCCAGATATTAAGTATTTTGAATCTGGTACAGTTAAGTGTAGATTGACACTAGCAGTCAAGCGTAAATCACGGAATAGTGATGAGCCGGACTGGTTTGAGTTGGAACTATGGGGTAAAACGGCAGAGTTTGCAGGTAATTATGTACGTAAAGGTAGACAAGTTGCGGTTAAGGGTTCCTTAAAGTTTGACACATGGAGCGATCGCCAAACAGGAACTAGCCGCTCTAAACCACTGATTTTAGTAGACCAAGTGGATTTATTAGATTCCAAACGAGATGCAGAAGGCGGTGGAGATTTCGCCCCAGACAATTAA
- a CDS encoding rod shape-determining protein yields MGIDLGTANTLVYVSGKGIVLQEPSVVAIDQNEKVALAVGEEAKKMLGRTPGNVIALRPLRDGVIADFDTAELMLKSFIQRVNEGRSLILPRIVIGIPSGVTGVERRAVMDAATQAGAREVYLIDEPIAAAIGAGLPVAEPTGNMIIDIGGGTTEVAVLSLQGTVISESVRIAGDELTESIIIYMKKVHNLVIGERTAEDIKIRIGSAYPTHDDGEAMMEVRGLHLLSGLPRTVTLKGPEIRESMLEPLSVIIEAVKRTLERTPPELAADIIDRGIMLAGGGALLKGIDTLISHETGIVTHIAADPLSCVVLGTGRVLENFKQLERVFSGRSRNM; encoded by the coding sequence ATGGGTATCGACCTCGGTACTGCCAACACCCTCGTTTATGTATCTGGTAAAGGTATTGTACTTCAAGAGCCTTCTGTAGTTGCTATCGACCAAAACGAAAAGGTAGCACTGGCAGTGGGAGAAGAGGCCAAAAAAATGCTTGGTCGCACACCTGGTAATGTGATTGCCTTACGCCCCTTACGTGATGGTGTAATCGCTGACTTTGATACAGCTGAACTTATGCTCAAAAGCTTTATTCAGCGAGTCAATGAGGGCAGATCTTTAATTCTACCAAGGATTGTGATTGGTATTCCCAGCGGTGTCACAGGTGTAGAAAGACGGGCTGTGATGGATGCAGCTACTCAAGCTGGGGCAAGAGAAGTTTATCTAATTGATGAACCAATAGCAGCTGCTATTGGTGCAGGACTACCGGTTGCCGAACCAACTGGTAACATGATTATCGATATTGGTGGCGGGACAACAGAAGTTGCCGTACTCAGTCTTCAGGGTACTGTGATCAGTGAATCAGTACGTATTGCTGGAGATGAACTTACTGAATCAATCATCATATACATGAAGAAAGTTCATAATTTGGTGATTGGGGAACGTACTGCCGAGGACATAAAAATTCGCATCGGCTCTGCTTATCCCACTCACGATGATGGTGAAGCCATGATGGAAGTGCGAGGCTTACACCTGCTTTCTGGTCTACCACGGACTGTCACCCTCAAAGGGCCAGAAATTCGTGAAAGTATGTTGGAACCGCTATCAGTAATCATCGAAGCTGTGAAGCGGACACTGGAACGCACGCCTCCAGAGCTGGCAGCAGACATTATTGATAGGGGTATCATGCTGGCTGGTGGTGGTGCTTTGCTCAAAGGCATAGACACCTTAATTAGCCATGAGACAGGTATTGTCACCCATATTGCCGCCGATCCGCTCAGTTGTGTTGTGTTGGGAACAGGTCGTGTGTTAGAAAACTTTAAACAGCTGGAACGGGTTTTCAGCGGGCGTTCTCGCAACATGTAG
- the mreD gene encoding rod shape-determining protein MreD, with protein sequence MKMPSFGGNRSKKPKSSQRKSQIAIQPLARWHPRTRQLLDWAVTVGSVLLCLMLLPTRLPGMELVGIGPNWLLIWVVAWSVKRAVWEGLFAGVVLGLLQDAMTSPNPTHALTLGMVGVLTALTQKQRFIQEDFISIALIAFVMAILAETIFGLQLTLMGDRKVEDIWAYYQRVALASAILSSLWAPVVYYPLNHWWQKMKLLEQ encoded by the coding sequence ATGAAGATGCCTTCATTTGGTGGTAATAGGTCAAAAAAGCCAAAATCGTCACAGCGAAAATCCCAAATCGCAATTCAGCCTCTTGCTCGTTGGCATCCTCGTACACGTCAGTTGCTAGATTGGGCGGTAACAGTTGGTTCAGTGCTGTTATGTTTAATGCTGTTGCCAACACGCTTGCCAGGTATGGAATTAGTAGGAATTGGCCCTAATTGGCTGTTAATTTGGGTGGTGGCTTGGAGTGTCAAGCGCGCAGTCTGGGAAGGATTATTCGCAGGTGTAGTGCTGGGGCTACTTCAAGATGCCATGACATCACCTAACCCCACTCATGCCTTAACTCTGGGGATGGTAGGAGTTTTAACAGCATTAACTCAAAAGCAGCGTTTTATCCAAGAAGATTTTATTTCCATTGCCTTAATTGCCTTTGTGATGGCGATTTTGGCAGAAACTATCTTTGGGTTGCAATTGACTTTAATGGGCGATCGCAAAGTAGAAGACATCTGGGCATATTATCAACGAGTAGCCCTTGCTTCTGCTATTCTCAGTAGTCTTTGGGCACCTGTGGTATATTATCCGTTGAATCACTGGTGGCAAAAGATGAAACTATTGGAGCAATAG
- a CDS encoding MarR family transcriptional regulator, with protein MTLDKPTQGTNSEECAARVMDTVPLVMRFIRSEMRAHNAAFLSIPQLRSLAFLNRNPGASLSDLADHLGVTSATASATTERLVQRNLVERYHHPQERRRIVLNLTDDGKYHLQQSQAHTRTQIAELLKGMTDEELSHIEESLVLLKNVFEQTEFKS; from the coding sequence ATGACCTTGGATAAACCCACTCAAGGTACAAATTCCGAAGAATGTGCTGCCAGAGTAATGGATACAGTTCCATTAGTAATGCGGTTTATCCGATCTGAGATGCGTGCCCACAATGCCGCTTTTCTTTCCATACCTCAGTTGCGATCGCTAGCATTTCTCAATCGTAATCCTGGTGCTTCATTATCTGACTTAGCAGACCATCTTGGTGTAACATCTGCTACAGCATCAGCAACCACAGAACGGTTAGTACAACGCAACTTGGTAGAACGCTATCACCATCCTCAAGAACGACGGCGGATAGTCCTCAATCTCACTGATGACGGAAAGTACCATCTGCAACAATCCCAAGCCCATACACGCACCCAAATCGCTGAGTTGCTTAAGGGAATGACAGATGAAGAACTTTCCCACATTGAAGAAAGTTTAGTTCTATTAAAAAATGTCTTCGAGCAAACAGAATTCAAGTCGTAA